A window of the Corythoichthys intestinalis isolate RoL2023-P3 chromosome 6, ASM3026506v1, whole genome shotgun sequence genome harbors these coding sequences:
- the LOC130917223 gene encoding uncharacterized protein LOC130917223: MIGSRKETLMKLNPVLDKDGLLRIGGRLSSAELNEDEKHPLIIPSSSHVATLLVRHFHEQSAHQGRHITEGAVRSAGFWIVGGKRLVSSLIHNCVTCRKLRGKMQFQKMADLPADRVTPEPPFTTVGLDVFGPWTIVTRRTRGGSARSKRWAVIFSCMTTRAVHIELIESMSTDSFINALRRFFAVRGPAKLLRSDRGTNFVGACKELGLDTDKSATGKFLQEKGCAWTFNPPHASHMGGSWERLIGVARRILEAMLTKNAQTNLSHEILSTFMAEVMAIINARPLVPVSTDPESPTVLTPAMLLTQKASSVSAPSGNFSQGQLYGKQWKRVQHLADTFWKRWKMEYLSSLQKRSKWTNNQPNVKEGDIVLLKDAQAHRNEWPMGLIVRTVPSGDNRVRKLKCGS, translated from the coding sequence ATGATTGGTTCAAGAAAAGAGACACTCATGAAACTTAACCCAGTTTTGGACAAGGATGGACTTTTGCGAATCGGTGGGCGCCTATCTTCTGCTGAACTTAATGAAGATGAAAAACACCCTCTGATCATCCCATCTTCCAGTCACGTAGCCACACTCCTAGTGCGACACTTCCACGAACAGTCTGCTCATCAGGGACGGCACATCACAGAAGGAGCTGTCCGTAGTGCTGGGTTCTGGATAGTGGGAGGTAAGCGGCTCGTTTCTTCTTTGATACACAACTGTGTCACCTGCCGCAAGTTGCGTGGCAAAATGCAGTTTCAGAAAATGGCTGATTTGCCTGCTGACCGAGTGACTCCAGAGCCCCCTTTCACAACAGTGGGCTTGGACGTGTTCGGGCCATGGACAATAGTTACACGTCGCACGAGAGGTGGCAGTGCACGAAGCAAACGGTGGGCTGTTATTTTCTCATGCATGACAACTAGGGCCGTACATATCGAGCTAATTGAAAGCATGTCAACTGACAGCTTTATAAATGCATTAAGGAGATTTTTTGCAGTTCGTGGGCCAGCTAAACTTTTGCGTTCAGATCGAGGAACTAATTTTGTTGGAGCTTGTAAAGAACTGGGCTTGGACACTGATAAGTCAGCTACAGGAAAGTTCCTTCAAGAGAAAGGATGTGCATGGACATTTAACCCACCTCATGCATCCCACATGGGAGGGTCTTGGGAACGTCTCATTGGGGTAGCTAGGCGCATCCTGGAAGCTATGTTGACAAAAAATGCTCAGACCAATCTGTCTCATGAGATTTTAAGCACATTCATGGCTGAAGTGATGGCTATTATTAATGCAAGACCTCTAGTCCCAGTGTCCACAGATCCTGAGTCCCCAACAGTACTCACTCCAGCAATGCTACTAACTCAAAAGGCAAGTtccgtttcagctccatccggaAACTTTTCCCAGGGTCAGCTATATGGGAAACAATGGAAACGGGTCCAACATCTGGCGGACACGTTTTGGAAAAGATGGAAAATGGAATATTTGTCTAGCttgcaaaaacgttcaaaatggACGAACAATCAACCGAATGTGAAAGAAGGAGACATTGTCCTGTTGAAAGATGCTCAAGCACACAGGAACGAATGGCCAATGGGACTGATAGTTAGAACTGTACCCAGCGGTGACAATAGGGTCCGCAAGTTGAAGTGCGGATCGTGA